A portion of the Candidatus Edwardsbacteria bacterium genome contains these proteins:
- a CDS encoding PAS domain S-box protein: MLKKKKAPKQTAAQVASTQKTTERKELVDELWLKNIVFETSAAANSMADNQGNINHVNAAFLRLWGYRTEEEAMGKSVASFFSNVKDAEPVMESLSTTGRWEGEFLAKRTDGSTFITRGAAIVIRDESGKQIGYHSSNIDVTGERRAQEELKEKNEEMEAANQELSAANEELIASEEELKANEEELQRQNEELVRSQAELKDSESRLHLLIDGVKDYGLYMLDTGGTVVSWNEGAERMKGYRSEEIIGQSFSKFFTPEDQQNNTSQRLIDAATTQGRVEDEGWRVRKDGSRFWADAIITALYAPDGSLQGFAKITRDLTENKRAEDQLKQLNEELELRVQQRTIQLEASNNELESFAYSVSHDLRVPLRAIDGFTKIITEDYKEIFDEEGKRLLGVIRTNTRKMGQLIEDLLLFSKVGRQELAGIEIDMRSLAETVSKEFKVQNEGRNIIFKTGSLPSSKGDPAMLRQVLANLVGNAVKFTRPREEALVEIAGTTQGSENIYSVKDNGVGFDMQYVSKLFGVFQRLHSQVEFEGTGVGLAIVQRIILKHGGRVWAEGKVGEGATLFFALPNTAQQQG; this comes from the coding sequence ATGTTGAAAAAAAAGAAAGCCCCGAAGCAGACGGCAGCGCAGGTGGCATCAACGCAGAAAACAACCGAACGCAAGGAGTTGGTGGATGAACTATGGCTGAAAAACATCGTGTTCGAGACCTCAGCCGCGGCCAACAGCATGGCCGACAACCAGGGGAACATCAACCATGTCAACGCCGCATTCCTGCGCCTGTGGGGTTACCGGACTGAGGAAGAGGCCATGGGGAAATCGGTGGCCAGCTTCTTCTCAAATGTAAAGGATGCCGAGCCGGTAATGGAGTCCCTGAGCACCACCGGGCGATGGGAGGGGGAATTCCTGGCCAAACGCACCGATGGCTCTACCTTCATCACCCGGGGGGCGGCCATCGTCATCCGGGACGAAAGCGGGAAGCAGATCGGGTATCACTCGTCGAACATCGACGTCACCGGGGAACGGCGGGCGCAAGAGGAACTGAAGGAGAAGAATGAAGAGATGGAGGCCGCCAATCAGGAATTATCGGCTGCCAACGAAGAGCTGATCGCCTCGGAGGAGGAGCTAAAAGCTAATGAGGAGGAGCTGCAGCGCCAGAATGAAGAGCTGGTGAGAAGCCAGGCTGAGCTAAAGGATAGCGAGTCCCGATTGCATCTGCTGATAGACGGCGTGAAAGACTACGGGCTATATATGTTGGACACGGGGGGCACTGTGGTTAGCTGGAATGAGGGAGCTGAGCGGATGAAAGGCTACCGGTCCGAAGAGATCATCGGTCAATCCTTCTCGAAATTCTTTACTCCGGAGGATCAGCAGAACAATACATCGCAACGCCTGATAGACGCTGCCACGACGCAGGGACGTGTTGAGGACGAAGGTTGGCGGGTACGAAAGGATGGCTCGCGTTTCTGGGCTGATGCAATTATTACGGCACTTTATGCCCCGGATGGCTCACTGCAAGGTTTTGCCAAGATTACCCGGGATCTCACGGAAAACAAGCGGGCTGAAGACCAGCTCAAGCAGCTAAACGAGGAACTGGAATTACGGGTACAGCAGCGCACCATCCAGCTGGAGGCCAGCAACAATGAGCTGGAATCCTTTGCCTATTCGGTGTCCCACGACCTGCGGGTGCCGTTGCGGGCCATTGACGGGTTCACCAAGATCATAACCGAAGATTATAAGGAAATATTCGACGAAGAGGGCAAGAGGCTGCTGGGGGTGATACGCACCAACACCCGGAAGATGGGCCAACTGATTGAAGACCTTCTTTTATTCTCCAAGGTGGGCCGTCAGGAGCTGGCCGGGATTGAAATTGACATGAGATCCTTGGCCGAAACGGTATCTAAAGAGTTCAAAGTCCAGAATGAAGGCCGGAATATAATTTTCAAGACAGGCTCTCTTCCCTCTTCAAAAGGCGATCCGGCCATGCTGCGGCAAGTGCTGGCCAACCTGGTAGGCAATGCGGTAAAATTCACCCGGCCCCGGGAAGAAGCGCTGGTGGAGATCGCGGGGACGACACAGGGCAGCGAAAACATCTACTCGGTGAAGGATAACGGGGTGGGTTTCGACATGCAGTATGTGTCAAAACTATTCGGGGTCTTTCAGCGCCTGCACAGCCAGGTGGAATTCGAGGGCACCGGGGTGGGGCTGGCCATCGTTCAAAGGATAATCCTTAAGCACGGCGGGCGGGTTTGGGCCGAGGGCAAGGTGGGGGAGGGGGCTACGCTATTTTTTGCCCTGCCCAATACCGCACAGCAACAGGGATAA
- a CDS encoding response regulator, with product METKQVEILLVEDNQTDAELTMRALKKNNLANLVKWVKDGAEALDYLFAQGQYSDNKVNNPPKVILLDLRLPKVDGLEVLKKVKGDERTRLIPVVVLTSSKEERDIVESYKLGVNSYISKPVEFEEFVKKVGELGLYWVLLNQPPQ from the coding sequence ATGGAAACCAAACAGGTGGAAATTCTGCTGGTCGAGGACAACCAGACCGACGCCGAACTGACCATGAGGGCGCTCAAGAAAAACAATCTGGCCAATTTGGTCAAATGGGTTAAGGACGGGGCCGAAGCCCTGGACTACCTGTTCGCCCAGGGCCAATATTCGGATAATAAAGTGAATAACCCTCCCAAAGTGATACTGTTGGATCTGAGGCTGCCCAAGGTTGACGGCCTGGAGGTGCTTAAAAAGGTCAAGGGCGACGAACGCACCAGATTGATCCCGGTGGTGGTGCTTACTTCCTCCAAAGAGGAGCGGGACATCGTGGAGAGCTACAAGCTGGGGGTCAACAGTTATATCAGCAAGCCGGTGGAGTTTGAGGAATTCGTGAAAAAGGTGGGAGAACTGGGGTTGTATTGGGTGCTGTTGAACCAACCGCCGCAGTGA
- the tnpA gene encoding IS200/IS605 family transposase, with amino-acid sequence MANTYTQIYIHTVFAVRHRLNLILPAHSEEIRKYMTGVVTNLGSKLIAINNMPDHFHLLIGLQPEISLSELIGKVKSGSSGFINQQRLAPGRFEWQKGFGAFSYARSQLDTVIGYVDRQQEHHRKKTFMEEYLALLAEYGIDYDQRYILKEPE; translated from the coding sequence ATGGCCAACACCTACACCCAGATATACATCCACACCGTCTTCGCCGTCCGCCACAGGCTGAACCTGATCCTGCCAGCCCACAGCGAGGAGATCCGGAAATACATGACCGGGGTGGTCACCAACCTGGGATCGAAACTCATTGCCATCAATAATATGCCCGATCATTTTCATCTGCTGATCGGCCTGCAGCCCGAGATATCGCTTTCCGAACTGATCGGCAAGGTTAAATCCGGCTCCTCGGGGTTTATCAACCAGCAACGGCTGGCGCCCGGCCGTTTTGAATGGCAGAAGGGTTTTGGGGCATTCTCCTATGCACGCTCGCAATTGGACACGGTGATCGGTTATGTAGATCGGCAGCAGGAGCATCACCGCAAAAAGACATTCATGGAAGAATATTTGGCCTTGCTGGCTGAATACGGGATAGATTACGACCAAAGGTATATTTTGAAGGAACCGGAATAA
- a CDS encoding transporter substrate-binding domain-containing protein has product MSNQQNNQKVSVILLAVAALLFSINLAGAVTNDLPAKTAVPARPILVFGSDQDYPPYEWLDKNGQPQGFNVDLIRAIGQAMGYEVTVRLGPWARIREDLEIHGTVDVADMFFTEQRAKRVDFAEPFWVVHDEIFVRQGEKEIKSLDDLAGREVLCQEGGSIYDLLREDVPAAKLILVGSDPEALRRLASGRHDCAVVGSVVGRYTINRSGLSNLTATSQPLWPRDYCFVTAKGRPQLLADLNLGLAILKETGRFDEIYDKWFKEYLPRKPWLDKFLKYLPLLAFGLAALAIAVAAWILTLRHQVRGRTQKLQRTLLLLNEAQSITKLGGWEYDAATRRVTWTDEVYRIYGVPKNYDPAQPEQNIQFYAPEDRARVTDAFRRAVEQGESYDLDLRLITAQGVKKWVRTIGRAERRGEKIVRVSGNIMDITDRKQASEDLKASNLELISARNQTEEALRTSERSRLALLSVLEDEKQTEQELRESEERFRALHNASFGGIAIHDKGKILECNQGLSEITGYSMEELIGMDGMLLINKDSRDLVMENILAGYEKPYEALGLRKNGETYPIRLEARNIPYKGKSVRTVEFRDITERNRAEEKMKGQLAELQRWQNTMLDREDRVMELKKEINELLEKLGQPKKYGK; this is encoded by the coding sequence ATGAGTAATCAGCAAAATAATCAAAAGGTCTCCGTTATACTGCTGGCAGTTGCAGCGCTTCTTTTCTCCATTAACCTCGCCGGCGCAGTGACCAACGATTTGCCCGCCAAGACCGCCGTTCCGGCAAGGCCAATATTGGTCTTCGGTAGCGACCAAGATTACCCGCCTTACGAATGGCTGGATAAAAACGGCCAGCCGCAGGGATTCAATGTCGACCTGATCCGCGCCATCGGCCAGGCGATGGGCTACGAGGTCACGGTCCGCTTGGGCCCCTGGGCCCGGATCCGCGAAGATCTGGAGATTCACGGCACCGTGGATGTGGCGGACATGTTTTTTACCGAACAACGGGCCAAAAGGGTGGATTTTGCAGAACCTTTCTGGGTGGTTCACGACGAGATCTTCGTACGGCAGGGTGAAAAAGAGATTAAGTCACTAGATGATCTGGCCGGACGGGAGGTTCTCTGCCAGGAGGGTGGTTCAATATATGACCTGTTGCGGGAGGATGTCCCGGCCGCCAAGCTGATACTGGTGGGTAGCGACCCGGAGGCTCTGCGCCGACTGGCCTCGGGCCGGCACGATTGCGCCGTGGTGGGCAGCGTGGTTGGGCGATACACGATTAATAGAAGCGGCTTGAGCAACCTGACTGCAACCAGCCAGCCGCTGTGGCCTAGGGATTACTGCTTTGTGACGGCCAAAGGCCGACCCCAACTGCTGGCCGATCTCAACCTGGGGCTGGCGATCCTTAAAGAGACCGGCCGCTTTGACGAAATTTACGACAAATGGTTCAAGGAATATCTTCCCCGCAAACCCTGGCTGGATAAATTCCTGAAATATCTGCCGTTACTGGCGTTCGGTTTGGCGGCGCTGGCCATCGCGGTGGCGGCTTGGATTTTAACCCTGCGGCACCAGGTTCGCGGACGAACCCAGAAATTGCAGAGAACCCTGCTACTGTTGAACGAGGCCCAGAGTATAACTAAATTGGGCGGCTGGGAATACGATGCGGCAACCCGGCGCGTCACCTGGACCGACGAGGTTTATCGCATTTACGGGGTGCCAAAAAATTACGACCCCGCCCAACCAGAACAGAACATACAATTTTACGCCCCCGAGGACCGGGCCCGGGTCACCGACGCATTCCGCCGGGCGGTGGAGCAGGGCGAATCCTATGATCTGGACCTGAGGCTTATCACCGCCCAAGGCGTTAAAAAGTGGGTTCGCACAATTGGACGGGCCGAGCGCCGTGGGGAAAAAATTGTACGGGTGTCCGGAAATATAATGGACATCACTGACCGCAAGCAGGCCAGTGAAGATCTGAAAGCCAGTAACCTGGAATTGATCTCAGCCAGAAATCAGACAGAAGAAGCCCTGCGGACCAGCGAACGCTCCCGGCTGGCGCTGTTGAGCGTGCTGGAGGACGAAAAGCAAACCGAGCAGGAACTGCGCGAAAGCGAAGAGCGATTCAGGGCCCTGCATAACGCCTCTTTCGGCGGAATAGCGATCCACGACAAAGGGAAGATACTGGAATGCAACCAGGGGCTCTCCGAAATCACCGGGTATTCCATGGAAGAACTGATCGGGATGGACGGAATGCTGCTTATCAACAAGGATTCCCGGGATCTGGTAATGGAGAACATTCTGGCCGGCTATGAAAAGCCCTATGAAGCTTTGGGTTTGCGCAAGAACGGAGAAACATACCCGATCCGACTGGAAGCCCGGAACATACCGTATAAAGGGAAAAGTGTCAGGACGGTGGAATTTCGGGACATCACCGAGCGTAATCGGGCGGAAGAAAAAATGAAGGGACAGCTGGCCGAGCTACAGCGCTGGCAGAACACCATGCTGGACCGGGAGGACCGGGTGATGGAGTTGAAAAAGGAAATAAACGAATTGCTGGAAAAATTGGGCCAGCCCAAAAAGTACGGGAAATGA
- a CDS encoding PAS domain S-box protein: MSEPIKILILEDVPSDAELVQHELRRAGLLFNAVRTDTKEGFVDQLERYRPDIILSDWRLPSFDGLSALEVVKKLSPDTPFIIVSGSIGEEQAVEAIKRGASDYIIKDRMPKLGSAIERALQEASERKQLKQGRDLLTAKNLELETARSQIDDALQTSERSRMALLSVLEDQKQTEETLRHSQDRYRTLIESQRDLITRWLPDTTLTFVNQNYCDFIGKGQEELLGKSWIFLLPVEERDKVKIDYQELAQNPRINEYEHQTTAADGTLRWTAWSEVPILDKSGNLMEFQSVGRDITRIKQFEMQIRESLKEKEVLLKEIHHRVKNNLQIIVSLLNLQTGYVDDPRYKKMFMESQNRVRSMALVHEKLYKSKDLAGIDFSDYVGGLMNDLYSTYGSTQDQVELTTDILKEKLPIDIAIPCGLIINELASNSFKYAFKSGKGKGRIGISLVKDKSDIYTLEVSDDGPGISADLDLKNSPTLGLQLVDSLVGQLDASIKITGKGGTRVTIKFKAQS; encoded by the coding sequence ATGAGCGAGCCGATAAAAATACTAATTTTGGAAGATGTGCCCAGCGACGCCGAGCTGGTGCAGCATGAACTGCGGAGGGCCGGCCTGCTGTTCAATGCCGTTCGGACGGACACCAAGGAAGGTTTTGTCGATCAGTTGGAACGCTATCGGCCGGATATCATCCTCTCTGACTGGCGCCTGCCATCGTTCGACGGTCTGTCTGCGCTGGAGGTTGTCAAGAAACTTTCCCCCGACACGCCATTCATCATCGTCTCAGGTTCCATCGGCGAGGAGCAGGCGGTGGAGGCCATCAAGAGGGGCGCCAGCGATTACATCATAAAAGATCGTATGCCCAAGCTGGGTTCGGCAATTGAACGGGCGCTGCAGGAGGCCAGTGAACGTAAGCAATTGAAACAAGGCAGGGATTTATTGACTGCCAAAAACTTGGAGTTGGAAACTGCCCGAAGCCAGATAGATGATGCCCTGCAAACCAGCGAGCGCTCCCGCATGGCGCTGCTCAGCGTGCTGGAGGACCAGAAGCAGACTGAAGAAACCCTCAGGCACAGCCAGGATCGCTATCGGACTCTGATAGAATCTCAGCGGGACCTGATCACCCGCTGGCTGCCTGACACCACCCTGACCTTCGTCAACCAGAATTACTGCGACTTCATAGGCAAGGGGCAGGAGGAGTTGCTGGGAAAGTCCTGGATATTTCTTCTGCCGGTGGAAGAACGAGATAAGGTCAAAATAGATTATCAGGAGCTGGCCCAGAATCCCAGGATCAATGAATACGAGCATCAGACAACGGCGGCGGACGGCACACTGCGATGGACGGCATGGAGTGAGGTGCCGATCCTTGATAAATCGGGAAACCTTATGGAATTCCAATCGGTGGGGCGCGATATTACCAGGATCAAACAGTTCGAGATGCAGATCCGAGAATCTCTGAAGGAAAAAGAGGTGCTGCTCAAGGAGATCCATCACCGGGTGAAGAATAATCTGCAGATCATCGTCAGCCTACTGAACCTGCAGACCGGTTACGTGGATGACCCGCGTTATAAGAAGATGTTCATGGAAAGCCAGAACCGGGTACGCTCCATGGCACTGGTTCACGAGAAACTGTATAAATCCAAGGATCTGGCCGGCATAGATTTTTCTGATTACGTCGGCGGGTTGATGAACGATCTTTATTCAACCTATGGATCCACCCAGGACCAGGTCGAACTGACCACCGATATTCTAAAAGAAAAACTCCCCATAGATATCGCCATTCCCTGCGGGCTGATCATCAACGAACTTGCTTCGAACAGCTTCAAGTACGCTTTTAAGAGCGGTAAGGGGAAAGGCAGGATAGGGATATCTTTAGTTAAAGATAAATCCGATATTTATACATTGGAGGTCAGCGACGACGGGCCGGGGATAAGCGCCGACCTGGACCTGAAAAACTCGCCTACCCTGGGGCTTCAATTGGTGGATTCTTTGGTGGGACAGTTAGACGCCAGCATCAAGATAACCGGGAAGGGCGGGACCAGGGTGACCATAAAGTTTAAGGCTCAAAGTTAA
- a CDS encoding PAS domain S-box protein → MNKRQVMEKIPFKLLAVFGLLLAAILAGGYLYYKQQNAQTVEYIKNELQTISEYKVNQIYDWRKERFGDAFVLTSSEILIFSVRRWLKDPTDKTLYNYIYTRLDAFRIYDTYKDVILVDPAGKIRFFMNQKTNENISPSTLSIVKEAVRKREILFSDFYYCDNCQEVNLDVVAPLFDQNGLAATVILRIDPSKFLYPFVQSWPRPSRTGETVLVRRDGDEVLFLNDLRHQKNAALTFRLPLSDTLLPATMAVLGQEGLVEGLDYRKVPVLASIRQIKGSSWYMVVKINKEEIYTPLYRQKRNIAIAVVALLAATFLALGFLWQSDRRGFYKKQYKQELERQALIKHYDYLAKYANDIILLSNDKYQLVEVNDRAVEAYGYSREELIGKSAEIFRSEESKPLFKRQMEEMQKKGGMIFETVQRRKDGSTFPVEISARPMEIEGKRYMQAIVRDITERKQYELAIKERNQELKAANEELQVGEEELRHTNEELEKNYCELEAANQQLTASEEEIKQSAVKWAITFDAIMDGVSLLDAEQNILQANKAFADYLGLSYADIIGRKCYELIHSDGRPDENCPFARMMQSKKRETMELSIGDRIFDVLVDPIIGPSGAITSAVHIISDITERKKAQAKLQEQLSELQRWQNTMLDREDRVMELKKEINELLAKLGQPKKYGE, encoded by the coding sequence ATGAACAAACGTCAGGTCATGGAGAAGATCCCCTTTAAACTGCTGGCGGTGTTCGGGCTGCTGCTGGCGGCCATACTGGCCGGGGGATATCTTTATTACAAACAACAGAACGCCCAAACGGTCGAATACATAAAGAACGAACTGCAGACCATATCCGAATACAAAGTCAACCAGATATACGACTGGCGCAAAGAACGTTTCGGCGATGCATTTGTATTAACCTCCAGTGAAATACTCATCTTCTCGGTGCGGCGCTGGCTTAAGGATCCAACCGATAAAACCCTGTACAATTATATATACACCCGTCTGGACGCGTTCCGGATATACGATACTTACAAGGATGTGATCTTAGTGGACCCCGCCGGAAAGATCAGATTTTTCATGAATCAGAAAACCAACGAGAACATCAGCCCGTCAACGTTGTCCATAGTCAAAGAGGCGGTCCGGAAAAGGGAGATATTGTTCAGCGATTTTTATTACTGCGATAATTGCCAGGAGGTTAATTTGGACGTGGTGGCGCCGCTGTTCGACCAGAACGGCCTGGCGGCTACGGTCATCCTGAGGATAGATCCCAGTAAATTCCTGTACCCTTTCGTCCAAAGCTGGCCGAGACCCAGCCGGACCGGGGAAACAGTGCTGGTCCGCCGGGACGGCGATGAGGTTCTTTTCCTGAACGACTTGCGCCACCAGAAAAATGCGGCCTTAACCTTCCGCCTGCCGCTATCGGACACGCTTCTTCCGGCAACCATGGCGGTCCTGGGCCAGGAGGGCCTGGTGGAAGGCCTGGATTACAGGAAGGTTCCGGTGCTGGCTTCGATCAGACAGATCAAGGGCTCGTCTTGGTATATGGTGGTCAAAATAAACAAGGAAGAGATATATACCCCGCTTTATAGACAGAAGAGGAATATTGCCATCGCTGTCGTTGCATTGCTGGCGGCAACCTTTTTGGCTTTGGGTTTCCTATGGCAGTCCGACCGCAGGGGCTTTTACAAAAAACAGTATAAACAGGAGCTTGAGCGCCAGGCCCTGATCAAGCATTACGACTACCTGGCCAAGTACGCCAACGATATCATCCTGCTTTCCAACGACAAATACCAGCTGGTGGAGGTCAACGACCGGGCGGTGGAGGCCTACGGCTACAGCCGGGAGGAACTGATTGGGAAGAGCGCGGAAATATTCCGAAGCGAAGAAAGCAAGCCGCTGTTCAAACGGCAGATGGAGGAGATGCAAAAGAAAGGCGGGATGATCTTCGAAACGGTGCAACGGCGCAAGGACGGCTCCACCTTTCCGGTGGAGATCAGCGCCCGGCCCATGGAGATAGAGGGCAAAAGATACATGCAGGCCATAGTCCGGGACATTACCGAACGCAAGCAGTACGAATTGGCTATTAAAGAACGCAACCAAGAACTGAAGGCGGCCAACGAGGAGCTGCAGGTTGGCGAAGAGGAATTGCGGCATACCAATGAAGAATTGGAGAAGAATTATTGCGAGTTGGAGGCGGCCAACCAGCAGTTAACGGCCTCGGAGGAGGAGATAAAACAGTCGGCCGTCAAGTGGGCCATCACCTTTGACGCCATCATGGACGGGGTGTCTTTGCTCGATGCCGAGCAGAACATCCTACAGGCAAACAAGGCCTTTGCCGATTATCTGGGCCTGTCGTACGCCGACATCATCGGGCGCAAATGCTATGAACTGATCCATAGCGACGGCCGACCTGATGAGAACTGCCCCTTTGCCAGGATGATGCAAAGCAAGAAGCGGGAGACCATGGAGCTTTCCATTGGCGACCGGATATTTGACGTGCTGGTGGATCCGATCATCGGTCCAAGCGGGGCGATCACCAGTGCGGTCCACATTATAAGCGATATCACCGAGAGAAAGAAGGCCCAGGCTAAATTGCAGGAACAACTGTCCGAGCTGCAGCGCTGGCAGAACACCATGCTGGACCGGGAGGACCGGGTGATGGAGTTGAAGAAAGAGATCAACGAATTGTTGGCCAAGCTGGGTCAGCCCAAAAAATACGGGGAATGA